AATCTTTTTGACTATCTTCCCATCTTGCACAGCTTCCTAACAATCCTAAAATTGTAATTCCTAATAATAATTTTTTCATCTCAATTCCTCCTATTTCTTTTTATAATTTTTCATCCAATCTTGAACAAACCACAATTGCCCGCACCCACCACCAATTGTATCTTGTCCTGCTGGATCAAATATTCTAGTATTATAACCTTCTTCAATAAAACTTTCAGAAACCGATTTTATAATATTCATATCATTGTAAACTCCTTTTAATTTGTTGTTTTTATCAAGAGAACAGATGACACTGAATGTGAAATAAAAGTGCTTTTTGCTAAACAAATCCTTTAATCTATTTATTTCTTCATCTGAAATATTGTTGCCGTCTATGCAATAATTCAAATAAACTGGACGTCCTGTATTTTCGGACCATTCTATTCCATAATCCTTAATTTCTCTTAATGTTAATTTATTTTTATATGGTATTAATTTGTTTCTTTTTTCTTCATTTGCTTGATGTATAGAAAATTGTAAACCAATTTTATTAATTTCTATTGATAATTTCATAAAATCATTTAATTCTTCATATTTTCTTAAACCTAC
The sequence above is a segment of the Leptotrichia trevisanii DSM 22070 genome. Coding sequences within it:
- a CDS encoding radical SAM protein → MEYRILEDYNVCKFVFTKQDMVAESVLYKYESYKKRTVICCSVQSGCTVGCTFCGTGKRFIRSLTSDEIVEQVKIVINNKVLNEIKNTNEIEKFQIMFMSMGEPFDNYYQVKEAIVKLNKLFPNAQLLISTVGLRKYEELNDFMKLSIEINKIGLQFSIHQANEEKRNKLIPYKNKLTLREIKDYGIEWSENTGRPVYLNYCIDGNNISDEEINRLKDLFSKKHFYFTFSVICSLDKNNKLKGVYNDMNIIKSVSESFIEEGYNTRIFDPAGQDTIGGGCGQLWFVQDWMKNYKKK